One part of the Vicia villosa cultivar HV-30 ecotype Madison, WI linkage group LG6, Vvil1.0, whole genome shotgun sequence genome encodes these proteins:
- the LOC131610484 gene encoding uncharacterized protein LOC131610484, translating into MDSNVRDFIAKEVPDWNDEVIAVARFKAFSGQRSDWQPNFLFWRDLIIKIASHFRFLLIRPSQVKNDWFNRGGLTPLCIDDVLSLMYNEGDITRPGDLFDPRSGRFSQLVRKMTYLISRPAIPDIMAEETVVLTPLLKDKAAEIVKHLSESHWNSSCIVTMKKFQEICGGPDEASVMLRYLSGCRTAQYLSVLKNEFVEGVKVSLSEVALSGISSLDCDVLYLIWTIEKLQQQLDVIDRRCELSRKSAVASIHSGNRKIALRYARELKLATQSREKCSSLLNRVEEVLGVIVDAESTKKVSEAMQIGAHAMKENKISVEDVDLCLRDVQESIDSQKEVEKALEQTPSYTDIDDEDIEEELEELELALEKESQVDTPEKTTTSEEGTATLDASELLSGTLSNLKLSDNTVGKSRTSQTTSKGERTANLAM; encoded by the exons ATGGATTCGAATGTAAGGGATTTCATAGCAAAGGAAGTTCCCGATTGGAACGACGAAGTAATCGCCGTTGCTCGATTCAAGGCATTTTCCGGTCAAAGATCCGATTGGCAACCGAATTTCCTCTTCTGGCGGGACTTGATCATCAAAATCGCTTCCCATTTTCGTTTCCTCCTCATTCGACCTTCTCAG GTTAAGAATGATTGGTTTAATCGAGGAGGGTTAACCCCTTTGTGTATCGACGACGTACTG TCTCTAATGTATAATGAAGGTGACATCACAAGACCTGGGGATCTCTTTGATCCAAGGAGCGGAAGATTCTCCCAACTAGTCAGAAAAATGACTTACTTAATATCCAGACCAGCTATACCAGATATCATGGCTGAAGAAACTGTGGTCCTAACTCCTCTGCTTAAG GATAAGGCTGCTGAGATTGTAAAACATCTATCAGAAAGTCACTGGAATTCATCTTGTATCGTCACAATGAAGAAATTTCAGGAGATATGTGGAGGGCCCGACGAAGCTTCTGTAATGTTGAGGTATCTGTCAGGGTGTAGAACAGCACAGTATCTGTCAGTTCTTAAGAACGAATTTGTAGAG GGGGTAAAAGTTTCGCTCTCAGAAGTAGCATTATCCGGCATCTCTAGTTTAGATTGTGATGTACTGTACTTGATTTGGACAATCGAGAAACTTCAGCAACAATTAGATGTGATTGACAGGCGTTGTGAATT GTCAAGAAAATCAGCAGTGGCTTCTATACATTCTGGGAACCGAAAAATAGCTCTCAGGTATGCAAGGGAGTTAAAGTTGGCTACCCAGAGTAGAGAAAAATGTTCGTCACTTTTGAATAGAGTAGAGGAAGTACTCGGTGTTATTGTTGATGCCGAGTCAACGAAAAAG GTTTCTGAAGCTATGCAGATTGGAGCACACGCAATGAAAGAAAATAAGATAAGTGTGGAagatgttgatctttgtttaagAGATGTCCAAGAGAGCATTGATTCACAGAAGGAAGTTGAAAAGGCACTAG AGCAAACACCATCATACACAgatattgatgatgaagatattgaagaGGAACTCGAAGAGTTAGAGCTGGCTCTTGAGAAAGAGTCTCAAGTTGATACACCGGAAAAGACTACTACCAGTGAAGAAGGAACTGCAACTTTGGATGCCTCTGAATTACTTAGCGGCACTCTCTCAAATCTCAAACTTTCAGACAATACAGTAGGAAAATCAAGAACGTCTCAGACAACATCAAAAGGAGAGAGAACAGCAAATTTAGCAATGTAA